In the Qipengyuania gelatinilytica genome, AGGCGCATACCGGCCCCGAGCTGCGACTTGTAGAAGGCTGCCGGGAAACTGCGGTCGATGCCCATCACCTCGCCGGTGGATTTCATCTCGGGCGAGAGCACGGGGTCCGCACCCGGGAAACGGGCGAAGGGGAAGACGGCTTCCTTCACGGCCATATGATCGGGCCGCAGGTTGAAGGGTTCGAAATTCGAAAGCGGCTCGCCTGCCATGACGCGTGCTGCCACCTTGGCGACCGGCTGGCCGATCGCCTTGGCGACGAAAGGCACGGTGCGGCTGGCGCGCGGGTTGACCTCGATCAGGTAGACCTCGCCATCCTTGACTGCGAACTGCACATTCATGAGGCCGCGTACGTCGAGCGCCTGGGCAAGCGCAGTGGCCTGGCGTTCCATTTCCTCCACGATTTCGTCGGGGAGGCTGTACGGCGGCAGCGTGCAGGCACTGTCGCCCGAGTGGACGCCCGCTTCCTCGATATGCTGCATGACGCCAGCAATGCGGACTTCGCTGCCATCCGAAATGACGTCGACATCGCATTCGATCGCATCGCGCAGGTACTGATCGACCAGAACGGGGCTGTCGCCCGACACGTTCACTGCGGTGTTGATGTAGTCATCGAGCTGCGGTTCGCTGTCGACGATCTCCATCGCGCGGCCGCCCAGCACATAGCTCGGGCGGAGGAGGACCGGATATCCGATGCGCGCAGCGGCTGCGGCGGCCTCGTCACGGCTCTTGGCAATACCGTTGAGCGGCTGTTTGAGGTTGAGCTTGTTGACCAGCTTGGCAAACCGCTCGCGGTCTTCGGCGAGGTCGATCGCGTCCGGCGAAGTGCCGAGGATCGGGATGCCTTCCCGCTCAAGCGCAGCCGCAAGCTTCAGAGGCGTCTGGCCACCGAACTGGACGATCGTGCCGACCACTTCGCCCCTGGACATTTCCGTGCGCATGATTTCGAGGACGTCCTCCTCGGTCAGCGGCTCGAAATAGAGGCGGTCCGATGTGTCGTAGTCGGTCGAAACCGTCTCCGGGTTGCAGTTGACCATGATGGTCTCGAACCCGGCTTCGGCCAGCGCGAAACAGGCGTGGACACAGCAGTAATCGAACTCGATGCCCTGCCCGATACGGTTCGGGCCGCCGCCGAGGATGACGATCTTCTTGCGGTCGCTGGGGTCGGCCTCGTCCTCGCTCTCACCGAAACTGGGCGCTTCGTAGGTCGAGTACATGTAGGGCGTGATCGCCTCGAATTCGGCGGCGCAGCTGTCGATGCGCTTGTAGACCGGGTAGACGCCCAGCTTGTGGCGCAGCTTGCGCACTTCCTGTTCGCTCGTCGCGCCCGCCATGGCGCGCAGCGCGTCGTGCAGCAGGCCCGAGCGGCGGGCCTGCGTTTCAGCCATGCCGCCAGCCACACCCACCGAACGCACCGCAAGCGTTGCAAGACGCTTGTCGGAGAAGCCCATTGCCTTCAGGCGGCGCATCTCCGTCGCATCGCGCGGCAGGCCGTTGTGGCCGAGCATGTTCTCTTCGTAGATGATCGCTTCGATCTGGCGCAGGAACCAGGGGTCGAAGCCAGTGATCTGCGCGATTTCCTCGACCGTGAATTCCTCGCGGAATGCCTGCGCGATCTTGAGGATACGATCAGGGGTGCGCTGGCTGAGCGAGGCGGTGATCTTTTCCTTGGACACGCCTTCGAGCTCGGGAACACGATTGAACCCGTCGAGGCCGGTTTCCAGACCGCGCAGCGCCTTCTGCATCGATTCCGCAAAGCAGCGACCGATCGCCATGACCTCGCCGACCGACTTCATCGCGGTCGACAGCTCGTTCTTCGAACCCTTGAACTTCTCGAATGCGAAGCGCGGGATCTTGGTCACGACATAGTCGATGGTCGGCTCGAAGCTGGCTGGGGTCGCGCCGGTGATCTCGTTCTGGATTTCGTCCAGCGTGTAGCCGACGGCGAGTTTCGCGGCGACGCGAGCAATCGGGAAGCCGGTGGCCTTGGATGCGAGCGCCGAGGACCGCGAAACGCGCGGGTTCATCTCGATCACGATAAGGCGGCCATCCTTGGGATTGACTGCGAACTGTACGTTCGAACCACCTGTTTCCACCCCGATTTCACGCAGCACCTCGATCGAGGCGGTGCGCATGATCTGGTATTCTTTATCGGTCAGCGTCAGCGCGGGAGCGACCGTGATGGAGTCGCCGGTATGCACGCCCATCGGATCGACGTTCTCGATCGAACAGATGATGATGCAATTGTCCTTGCGGTCGCGCACCACCTCCATCTCGTACTCTTTCCAGCCGAGGAGCGATTCCTCGATCAGGACCTCGGTGGTGGGCGATGCGTCGAGACCTTCGCGCACGATGCGTTCGAACTCGGCCTTGTTGTAGGCAATGCCGCCCCCGGTGCCGCCGAGCGTGAAGCTGGGGCGGATGATCGCGGGCAGGCCGGTGCGTTCGAGCACGGCATAGGCTTCCTCGACCGTGTTCGCGACGCCGCTGCGCGCGCTTTCCAGCCCGATCGCGTCCATCGCCTCGCGGAAACGCTGGCGGTTTTCGGCCTTGTCGATCGCATCGGCATCGGCGCCGATCATTTGCACGCCGTATTTCTCCAGCGTGCCGTCATTGAAGAGCGACAGCGCGCAGTTCAGCGCCGTCTGCCCGCCCATCGTGGGCAGGACCGCGTCGGGGCGTTCCTTTTCGATGATCTTGGCGACGATCTCGGGCGTGATTGGCTCGACATAGGTCGCATCGGCCATTTCCGGATCGGTCATGATCGTGGCAGGGTTCGAGTTCACCAGGATGACCCGGTATCCCTCTTCCTTCAGCGCTTTGATCGCCTGCGTGCCGGAATAGTCGAACTCGCAGGCCTGGCCGATGATGATCGGGCCGGCGCCGATTACGAGGATCGAGGAAATGTCTGTGCGTTTGGGCATGGGAGCTTTCGTCTATGATCCGCTGATCGCTGCGCGCTGGCTGTCGGTGGAGAAATACTTGCCGTCGAAACCGGCGGTGATGTCGGTCCGGACCTCTTCCGGGATGCGGCATTTGGAAGCCACTCTTCCGATGACGCTGTCGATCCGGTCGCGCACGGTCATGATCTGGCCGCTCTCGTCATCGATGGGGGTGAAGCTTTCCTCCGCCATCTCGTTCCCCTCGCCGTTCATGCACGGGAACACCGAGGCCCGCACGGTAGCACGCGGGCCATCCGAACCGGGTGCGAGCGAGTAGGCCAGCGTAAGCTGGTTTAGCTGGCGCTTCAGCTGGAAGGCGCCATCATCGTCGGTCCCTACGGCCCAGCCGGTATCGACCTGAGGGACTGCTGCAGGACCTGCCTCGCCATTTGCCGCATGCGACGCAGTATCGGAACTACCGCAAGCTGCGAGCGACAAAGCCAGTACCGCTGCTACGACAGCCGAGTGCGTGCGCTTGAAAGTAATCATCAAAGCATCCCCACGAATTTTTCGAAGAGGTAGAAACTGTCCTGCGGCCCGGGGCTCGCCTCGGGGTGATACTGGACCCCGAAGGCCTTCTTGCCCTTGATCGTGATCCCGCAATTGGTGCCGTCGAAGAGCGAGACGTGGGTCTGCTCGACCGTTTCCGGCAGCGTCTCGGCATCGATGGCGAAACCGTGGTTCATGCTGGTGATCTCGACGAGCCCCTCGCTCTCACCCCAGCCCTCGCCTACACGCTGGACAGGGTGATTGGCGCCGCGATGGCCCTGGAACATCTTGGCGGTCCTGGCGCCAGCCGCGAGGCCGAGCATCTGGTGACCAAGGCAGATACCGAACAGCGGGATATCGCGTTCAAGCAGGCCCTGGATGACCGGGACAGCGTATTCGCCGGTTGCAGCCGGATCGCCGGGGCCGTTCGACAGGAACACCCCGTCGGGTTGCAGCGCGAGGATGTCCTCGAGGCTGGTGCGCGCCGGAACGACCGTGACCTTCGCACCGGCCTTCACGAGGTTGCGGAAGATGTTGTCCTTTGCGCCATAGTCGATGGCAACAACGTGGGGCTTGGCATTGTCGGCCTCTGCATAGCCTGTGCCGAGCTGCCAGTAGCCTCCCTTCCAGTCCTCGCGGTCGTCGCGGGTGACGCCGGGAACCAGGTCGAGGCCTTCAAGCCCGCTCCATTCCGCGGCCTGCTTTTTCAGAGCCTTCAGGTCGAACTGTCCGCGCGGGTTGTGCGCGATCACGGCATTGGGTGCGCCTTGCGCCCTGATACGGCGGGTAAGCGCGCGGGTATCGACGCCTGAAAGGCCGATCTTGCCGTGCTTGGCGCACCATTCGACGAACTCGTCGCGGGCGCGGAAATTCGAATGGCGGGTCACGTCCTGCCGCACGATCAGGCCGACCGCGCCAAGGCCGCGGCTTTCGACGTCTTCCTCGTTCGCGCCGACATTGCCGATATGCGGGAAGGTGAAGGTGACGATCTGGCTGTCATAGGAGGGATCGGTCATCACCTCCTGGTAGCCGGTCATGGCGGTATTGAAGCACACCTCGCCCACCGCGCTGCCGGTGGCGCCGAAGCCTTTGCCCCAGATGCAGGTGCCATCTGCGAGGACGATGACTCCCGTCGCGTCTTTAGGTTGCGCGTGCGAGAATGCGGACAGGGCCATGGGCGCTCCGGGTCAGGGGGTTTCCAGCGATGTGTGCTAAGTCCCAGCCGCTAGGGTGCGCAGCGATTCCCGTCAACCCGCGATTGAGTGGAACTCTTGGCTTTCCGCGCCCTTCCATTACATGAGACGCGAACCATCCACAGTTTAACGAAAAAGAGAACCGATGCTCCGCGATAAGATCCAGTCCGAAACCGTCACTGCCATGAAAGCGAAGGACAAGGAGCGCACGGCCGCGCTTCGCCTGATCGGCGCCAAGATCAAGGATCGCGACATCGAACTGCGCACCGCCGACAAGAAGCCCGGGGATGACGAGCTCGTCACCGATGTGCTGATGAAGATGGCCAAGCAGCGCAAGGAATCGATCGCCATGTACGAAGATGGCGGACGCCAGGAACTCGCCGACAAGGAAAAGGCAGAACTCGTCGTCATCGAGGAATTCCTCCCCCAGCAGATGAGCGAGGAAGAAACCCGCGCAGCCATCGCCCAGATCAAGGCCGATACGGGCGCGGAAAGCATGAAGGACATGGGCAAGGTCATGGGCGAGCTGAAAGCGCGCCACGGCGCCACCCTCGACATGACCAAGGCAAGCGGCCTGGTGAAGGAAGCTCTATCGTGAGGAAGTTGCTGCTGATCGCCCCGCTCGCGCTTGCTGCATGTTCGCAAGGTGAACCGGAACCCACCCCCACGCCGACACCCTCGGTGGCCCAGCCGCGCACGCTGGCGGCTGCCGATCTCGACATGGAAACGCTGGGCGCCAGGATCGTCGGCCCCCAGGGCCCCGAGGTCGAGACCATACTCAGCGCCGGCAACCGCGAAATCGGCAAGATGGTCAGCTTTGTCGCCTGCCCCGCCGACGTGACCGAATGCGAGCCGGGAGAAATGCCGGAAGGCACTGTCTACACCTATGTCCACCAGGTGACCCTGTCGGACGATTGGACGCAGGCCGAGCAGCCCGCGCAAGGCCCCGAGGTCGTCGAAAGTCCGCCGACCCTCTTCCGCATGACGCAACAGGCACATGGTTTCACCCGCGCTGTCGGTTATTCGACCGAGCAGGCGGTGGAAGCTCTGGGCGGAGAAGATGCGATTTCGATCACCAGCGATGACGGGCGGATCATCTGGCGCGTCGTCGAAGGCGACGGCTGGAAACCGGGCACGACGATCAGCTTTTGGTGGCAGTCCACGCTTCCCCCGGCAGGTCCTGCGGACGCCTACCTGCTGGAAATCGACGGCAATCAGGCCATCGCGTTGGGTCCCTTTCCCGCAGAGGAAAATCCGGTAGCTGAGACGCCCGCAAGCTAGCGGTTTGGCGCGGCTCGCGGTAGGGACGCGGCATGGCCCTCTCACCCCAATGGCTGGACGAATTGCGCATGCGGACCACGCTGTCCGCAGTGATCGGCCGCACTGTGCGCCTCACCAAGGCGGGGCGTGAGTTCAAGGCCTGCTGCCCCTTCCACAACGAGAAGACACCAAGCTTCTACGTCAATGACGAGAAGGGGTTCTACCATTGCTTCGGTTGCGAGGCGCATGGCGATGCAATTCGCTGGCTGACCGACCAGCGCGGCATGCCTTTCATGGATGCGGTGAAGGAACTCGCGGCGGAAGCCGGGATGGAGGTCCCTGCCCCCGATCCGCGCGCTGCCGAACGTGCGGAAAAGCGCGCGAGCCTGCACGATGTGACGGCAGCCGCCCAGCAATGGTATGTCGACGAACTGGGCTCTGCCGAGGGTGCGGACGCGCGGGCTTACCTGAAGCGGCGCGGATTTTCGGCCGGGATCGTCAAGGAATTCGGTTTCGGTTTTGCCCCGTCCGATCGCCAGGCGCTCAAGCGGGCCCTGTCGAATTTCGACGAAGCCATGCTCATCGAGGCCGGGATGCGGATCGATGTCGAGGACAAGGATCCCTACGACAGGTTCCGCGGCCGCCTCATGCTGCCGATCCAGGACACCCGCGGGAGGGTCATCGCTTTCGGTGGCCGTATCCTCGACGATGACGCCTACGGGCCGAAATACCTCAACAGCCCCGATACGCCGCTCTTCGACAAGGGTCGCACGCTCTACAATTTGCACCGCGCAGCACCCGCCGCGCGCCAGAGCGGGCGGATCATCGTGGTCGAAGGCTATATGGACGCCATCGCGCTCGCGAATGCGGGTATCGCGGAAGCCGTTGCCCCGCTTGGGACCGCCCTCACCGAAAACCAGATCGAGCTGCTGTGGCGGCAGGTCGAGCGCCCCATCCTGTGCTTCGACGGCGACAATGCCGGCCAACGTGCAGCCATGCGCGCGATTGGCCGTGTACTGCCGATGCTGCGCCCCGGGCACTCGCTGTCGATCGTGCGCATGCCGGCCGGAATGGATCCCGATGACTTCATCCGCGACAAGGGCGTCGGGGCGATGGAGGAACTGCTTGGCTCTCCCGCAAGCCTGCTCGACACGCTCTGGGCTTTCGAGCGCGACGCCCTGCCGCTCAATTCGCCCGAAGAGAAGGCGGGCCTCAAGGAGCGCTTGCTGGCCCATGTCGATACGATCCAGCACCCCGACATTCGGGCGCTCTACAAGAAGGAACTGCTCGAGCGGTTCTCTGCCTACGCATTCCCGCCTCGCGAATTCAAACCGCGCGGCGAATGGAAGAAGGGAGGCTTCAATGCCGCGCCCCCTCGCCTGTCGCCCGAGACCGCTGCCCGGTT is a window encoding:
- the dnaG gene encoding DNA primase translates to MALSPQWLDELRMRTTLSAVIGRTVRLTKAGREFKACCPFHNEKTPSFYVNDEKGFYHCFGCEAHGDAIRWLTDQRGMPFMDAVKELAAEAGMEVPAPDPRAAERAEKRASLHDVTAAAQQWYVDELGSAEGADARAYLKRRGFSAGIVKEFGFGFAPSDRQALKRALSNFDEAMLIEAGMRIDVEDKDPYDRFRGRLMLPIQDTRGRVIAFGGRILDDDAYGPKYLNSPDTPLFDKGRTLYNLHRAAPAARQSGRIIVVEGYMDAIALANAGIAEAVAPLGTALTENQIELLWRQVERPILCFDGDNAGQRAAMRAIGRVLPMLRPGHSLSIVRMPAGMDPDDFIRDKGVGAMEELLGSPASLLDTLWAFERDALPLNSPEEKAGLKERLLAHVDTIQHPDIRALYKKELLERFSAYAFPPREFKPRGEWKKGGFNAAPPRLSPETAARLKHAMSGGSRDALAVAVIHGLLRFPGEIVRHEEALSRFAARDPKVGPAIDSLIAAAETLDSRAESPISLPEGLPAPPANTYFAFLDKGTDPVDAREDLAEAVSLLVERPALEAALSEATARFETDPEGAFADQQRLLKRKLEFEARLGQMASRKAASPAARESDTARSEVSDSAENMD
- the carB gene encoding carbamoyl-phosphate synthase large subunit, which codes for MPKRTDISSILVIGAGPIIIGQACEFDYSGTQAIKALKEEGYRVILVNSNPATIMTDPEMADATYVEPITPEIVAKIIEKERPDAVLPTMGGQTALNCALSLFNDGTLEKYGVQMIGADADAIDKAENRQRFREAMDAIGLESARSGVANTVEEAYAVLERTGLPAIIRPSFTLGGTGGGIAYNKAEFERIVREGLDASPTTEVLIEESLLGWKEYEMEVVRDRKDNCIIICSIENVDPMGVHTGDSITVAPALTLTDKEYQIMRTASIEVLREIGVETGGSNVQFAVNPKDGRLIVIEMNPRVSRSSALASKATGFPIARVAAKLAVGYTLDEIQNEITGATPASFEPTIDYVVTKIPRFAFEKFKGSKNELSTAMKSVGEVMAIGRCFAESMQKALRGLETGLDGFNRVPELEGVSKEKITASLSQRTPDRILKIAQAFREEFTVEEIAQITGFDPWFLRQIEAIIYEENMLGHNGLPRDATEMRRLKAMGFSDKRLATLAVRSVGVAGGMAETQARRSGLLHDALRAMAGATSEQEVRKLRHKLGVYPVYKRIDSCAAEFEAITPYMYSTYEAPSFGESEDEADPSDRKKIVILGGGPNRIGQGIEFDYCCVHACFALAEAGFETIMVNCNPETVSTDYDTSDRLYFEPLTEEDVLEIMRTEMSRGEVVGTIVQFGGQTPLKLAAALEREGIPILGTSPDAIDLAEDRERFAKLVNKLNLKQPLNGIAKSRDEAAAAAARIGYPVLLRPSYVLGGRAMEIVDSEPQLDDYINTAVNVSGDSPVLVDQYLRDAIECDVDVISDGSEVRIAGVMQHIEEAGVHSGDSACTLPPYSLPDEIVEEMERQATALAQALDVRGLMNVQFAVKDGEVYLIEVNPRASRTVPFVAKAIGQPVAKVAARVMAGEPLSNFEPFNLRPDHMAVKEAVFPFARFPGADPVLSPEMKSTGEVMGIDRSFPAAFYKSQLGAGMRLPTEGTVFVSVKDSDKEVILPAVRTILEQGFKVIATGGTQRFLSEQGLDVERVNKVAEGRPHIVDAIIDGEVALIFNSTEGWQSLLDSKSIREAALEKKLPYYTTAAGSLAAARAIAEVSTEQLEVRSLQDYYS
- a CDS encoding GatB/YqeY domain-containing protein; this encodes MLRDKIQSETVTAMKAKDKERTAALRLIGAKIKDRDIELRTADKKPGDDELVTDVLMKMAKQRKESIAMYEDGGRQELADKEKAELVVIEEFLPQQMSEEETRAAIAQIKADTGAESMKDMGKVMGELKARHGATLDMTKASGLVKEALS
- the carA gene encoding glutamine-hydrolyzing carbamoyl-phosphate synthase small subunit; the encoded protein is MALSAFSHAQPKDATGVIVLADGTCIWGKGFGATGSAVGEVCFNTAMTGYQEVMTDPSYDSQIVTFTFPHIGNVGANEEDVESRGLGAVGLIVRQDVTRHSNFRARDEFVEWCAKHGKIGLSGVDTRALTRRIRAQGAPNAVIAHNPRGQFDLKALKKQAAEWSGLEGLDLVPGVTRDDREDWKGGYWQLGTGYAEADNAKPHVVAIDYGAKDNIFRNLVKAGAKVTVVPARTSLEDILALQPDGVFLSNGPGDPAATGEYAVPVIQGLLERDIPLFGICLGHQMLGLAAGARTAKMFQGHRGANHPVQRVGEGWGESEGLVEITSMNHGFAIDAETLPETVEQTHVSLFDGTNCGITIKGKKAFGVQYHPEASPGPQDSFYLFEKFVGML